One window of the Strix uralensis isolate ZFMK-TIS-50842 chromosome 3, bStrUra1, whole genome shotgun sequence genome contains the following:
- the XKR5 gene encoding XK-related protein 5 has translation MRGAFPGLCLALLAAERGARLCTIVHYLVHGQLGWLGLTIACAVPGYAAQLLSILWFRADGRPPSCWLLGLHLLQLGLWKRYWDVLRMAAKTGGGACAGEVLTQHGDVCVLRLLEALLQTLPHLLLQAYVVVAVEPAGFVPGVSAGLSLLSLAWALVSYSRFTCLLKPGHLCLPATAILCLLLWRMGMLGTRVLALVLFARLYSFWVFAVAGVHWLLMSFWLVAQQTDIVAQPCRWRLFNCLVGAVYIFCYVNVRPGPSRHRVAVFYAIMLMENTLLLLLATRFLQAELRNSLCMTGAIMSGSVIGAAALVVYYSLLHPKSTEIWQGFLETTCSAAAADDDEVAGDGSQAEQSLGISGDGESLAGKRTVADPKNGNGSSLLQFRGCLEDNWTNHHHWLLVKLALKTGDMSTINAAFGDGGVGEVYPGGWMMGKPTGVEPGANLCLPTREIVPLGVESGLTDEKLQVAGNGGGSKPSTGAARKEREDGAGQEPGFHPAVSFLSSFSPDPAEGSSVYFSASTGGITSPGTGTATATCMALVQRDGKAQPPPGSLGGGGGGDLSLEMASISPILGTCAHKHHRSSSSLSGTGGCGVSGPPKEGSEPVGLEGALVGWHHLWNTHPCGTQGTVVRSKLRPPCFTSTPKADSECPQQGLGHPGEGTDLLLE, from the exons ATGCGCGGGGCCTTCCCGGGGCTCTGCTTGGCGCTGCTGGCGGCGGAGCGCGGAGCGC GGCTCTGCACCATCGTCCACTACCTTGTCCACGGGCAGCTGGGCTGGTTGGGGCTGACCATCGCCTGCGCAGTGCCCGGCTACGCAGCTCAGCTCCTCAGCATCCTCTGGTTCAGGGCGGATGGTcgcccacccagctgctggctcctgggcctccacctcctgcagctgggcCTCTGGAAGCG GTACTGGGATGTCTTGCGGATGGCGGCAAAGACGGGCGGCGGTGCCTGTGCCGGTGAGGTGCTGACGCAGCACGGGGACGTGTGTGTGCTGCGGCTCCTGGAAGCCCTGCTGCAGACCCTGCCTCACCTCCTGCTGCAGGCCTACGTCGTTGTGGCAGTCGAGCCAGCTGGTTTTGTCCCCG GTGTCAGTGCGGGGCTGTCCCTGCTCTCCCTCGCCTGGGCTTTGGTCTCCTACAGCCGCTTCACCTGCCTGCTGAAACCCGGACACCTCTGCCTGCCAGCCACAGCCATCCTCTGCCTACTGCTCTGGAGGATGGGGATGCTGGGGACCAGGGTCCTGGCCCTGGTGCTCTTCGCCAGGCTGTATTCCTTCTGGGTTTTTGCTGTGGCAG GTGTCCACTGGCTGCTCATGTCCTTCTGGCTGGTGGCCCAGCAGACCGACATTGTGGCCCAGCCCTGCCGCTGGAGGCTGTTCAATTGCCTGGTGGGAGCCGTGTACATCTTCTGCTACGTTAACGTCCGGCCCGGTCCCTCCAGGCACAGAGTGGCCGTGTTTTATGCA atAATGCTGATGGAAaacaccctcctgctgctgctggccaccCGGttcctgcaggcagagctgaggaaCAGCCTGTGCATGACCGGGGCCATCATGTCAGGGTCTGTAATAG gTGCTGCAGCTCTGGTGGTTTATTACAGCCTGCTCCATCCCAAGTCCACAGAGATCTGGCAGGGCTTTCTGGAGAcaacctgcagtgctgcagctgccGATGATGACGAGGTTGCTGGAGATGGCTCCCAAGCAGAGCAGAGTTTGGGAATTTCAGGAGATGGAGAGTCCTTGGCAGGCAAAAGGACCGTGGCAGATCCTAAGAATGGGAATGGCTCGTCGCTCCTGCAATTCAGAGGGTGTTTGGAGGACAACTGGACAAACCATCACCACTGGCTGCTGGTAAAGCTGGCCTTGAAGACAGGAGATATGTCCACAATCAACGCAGCTTTTGGAGATGGTGGTGTAGGAGAGGTTTACCCTGGAGGATGGATGATGGGGAAACCCACTGGTGTTGAGCCTGGGGCAAACCTTTGCCTCCCCACAAGGGAAATCGTTCCTCTGGGTGTTGAATCTGGTCTGACTGATGAGAAATTGCAGGTGGCGGGGAATGGAGGAGGCAGCAAACCCAGCACTGGTGCTGCGAGAAAGGAACGGGAggatggagcagggcaggagcctgGTTTTCACCCGGCTGTATCCtttctcagcagcttctccccagaTCCAGCCGAGGGCTCCTCTGTGTATTTCAGTGCGAGCACGGGAGGCATCACTTCTCCTGGCACAGGGACAGCCACAGCTACGTGCATGGCCCTGGTGCAAAGGGACGGCAAAGCCCAGCCTCCTccaggcagcctgggaggaggaggaggaggggatttATCCCTAGAGATGGCGAGCATCAGCCCAATCCTGGGCACTTGTGCCCACAAGCATCACCGGAGCAGCTCTTCCCTTAGCGGCACAGGGGGCTGTGGGGTGTCAGGTCCCCCCAAAGAGGGCTCAGAGCCCGTGGGGCTGGAGGGTGCCCTCGTGGGGTGGCATCACCTTTGGAACACCCACCCTTGTGGCACACAAGGGACTGTTGTGAGGAGCAAGCTGAGGCCACCATGCTTCACCTCCACCCCCAAGGCTGACTCTGAATGCCCGCAGCAAGGACTGGGGCATCCGGGAGAGGGGACAGACCTGTTGCTGGAGTAA
- the TRAM2 gene encoding translocating chain-associated membrane protein 2 isoform X1 → MAFRRRAKSHPLFSQEFLIHNHADIGFCLVLIVLIALMFEVTAKTAFLFILPQYNVSMPTADGEQVQYHYGLKDLVTILFYIFIAIILHAVVQEYALDKINRRLHLSKVKHSKFNESGQLVAFHLTSVIWCLYVVVTEGYISNPRSLWENYPHVYLPFQVKFFYLCQLAYWLHALPELYFQKVRKEEIPRQLRCIALYLVHIAGAYLLNLTRLGLILLLLQYLAEFFFHMARLVYFTDENNEKLFNVWAVVFVVTRLFTLTLYILVMGFGLPRVENQTLDPERGNFFSFLFNNILFRMSVLLLVCLFQASVMWRFIHFQLRRWREYWNEQSSRKRAAAAAGTKQQAKPLKRDSGYHENGVVKAENGTSPRTKKLKSP, encoded by the exons ATGGCCTTCCGCCGGCGGGCCAAGAGCCACCCGCTCTTCAGCCAGGAATTCCTCATCCACAACCACGCCGACATCGGCTTCTGCCTGGTGCTCATCGTCCTCATCGCCCTCATGTTCGAG GTTACAGCCAAGACTGCCTTCCTGTTTATCTTACCTCAGTATAATGTTAGTATGCCTACAGCAG ATGGGGAGCAGGTCCAGTATCACTATGGGCTGAAGGATCTGGTCACCATCCTCTTCTACATCTTCATCGCCATCATCCTGCATGCAGTGGTGCAGGAGTACGCCCTGGAC AAAATCAACAGGCGTCTCCATCTCTCCAAGGTCAAACACAGCAAGTTCAATGAATCGGGACAGCTGGTTGCCTTCCACCTCACCTCTGTGATTTGGTGCTTGTACGTCGTGGTGACG gaaGGATACATATCAAACCCCCGGAGTTTGTGGGAAAACTACCCACATGTTTATCTTCC GTTCCAGGTGAAGTTTTTCTACCTATGCCAGCTGGCATACTGGCTGCACGCCCTACCAGAGCTCTACTTCCAAAAAGTTCGCAAG GAGGAGATCCCCCGCCAGCTGCGGTGCATCGCGCTCTACCTGGTGCACATCGCCGGCGCGTACCTCCTCAA CTTAACCCGCTTGGGGCTGATCCTCTTGCTGTTGCAGTACTTAGCCGAATTCTTCTTCCACATGGCCCGGCTGGTTTACTTCACGGATGAGAACAACGAGAAGCT GTTTAACGTCTGGGCTGTCGTGTTCGTGGTCACCAGGCTCTTCACCCTCACCTTGTACATCCTGGTCATGGGCTTCGGGCTGCCGCGGGTGGAGAACCAGACCCTCGACCCCGAGAGAGGGAACTTCTTCAGCTTTCTCTTCAACAATATCCTCTTCAG AATGAGTGTGCTGCTGTTGGTGTGCCTCTTCCAGGCCTCGGTGATGTGGCGCTTCATCCACTTCCAGCTGCGGCGCTGGCGGGAGTACTGGAATGAGCAGAGCAGTCGGAAGcgagccgctgccgccgctggcACCAAGCAACAAGCCAAGCCACTCAAGAGGGACTCGG GTTACCATGAAAATGGAGTGGTGAAAGCGGAGAACGGCACCTCGCCGCGAACCAAGAAGCTGAAATCACCATAG
- the TRAM2 gene encoding translocating chain-associated membrane protein 2 isoform X2, translated as MGFGTTLLGFEKSGSALPQPSKPSMPICTTSLVTAKTAFLFILPQYNVSMPTADGEQVQYHYGLKDLVTILFYIFIAIILHAVVQEYALDKINRRLHLSKVKHSKFNESGQLVAFHLTSVIWCLYVVVTEGYISNPRSLWENYPHVYLPFQVKFFYLCQLAYWLHALPELYFQKVRKEEIPRQLRCIALYLVHIAGAYLLNLTRLGLILLLLQYLAEFFFHMARLVYFTDENNEKLFNVWAVVFVVTRLFTLTLYILVMGFGLPRVENQTLDPERGNFFSFLFNNILFRMSVLLLVCLFQASVMWRFIHFQLRRWREYWNEQSSRKRAAAAAGTKQQAKPLKRDSGYHENGVVKAENGTSPRTKKLKSP; from the exons ATGGGGTTTGGGACAACTCTTTTGGGCttt GAGAAATCAGgctctgctcttccccagccctCCAAACCATCCATGCCCATTTGCACCACCTCTTTG GTTACAGCCAAGACTGCCTTCCTGTTTATCTTACCTCAGTATAATGTTAGTATGCCTACAGCAG ATGGGGAGCAGGTCCAGTATCACTATGGGCTGAAGGATCTGGTCACCATCCTCTTCTACATCTTCATCGCCATCATCCTGCATGCAGTGGTGCAGGAGTACGCCCTGGAC AAAATCAACAGGCGTCTCCATCTCTCCAAGGTCAAACACAGCAAGTTCAATGAATCGGGACAGCTGGTTGCCTTCCACCTCACCTCTGTGATTTGGTGCTTGTACGTCGTGGTGACG gaaGGATACATATCAAACCCCCGGAGTTTGTGGGAAAACTACCCACATGTTTATCTTCC GTTCCAGGTGAAGTTTTTCTACCTATGCCAGCTGGCATACTGGCTGCACGCCCTACCAGAGCTCTACTTCCAAAAAGTTCGCAAG GAGGAGATCCCCCGCCAGCTGCGGTGCATCGCGCTCTACCTGGTGCACATCGCCGGCGCGTACCTCCTCAA CTTAACCCGCTTGGGGCTGATCCTCTTGCTGTTGCAGTACTTAGCCGAATTCTTCTTCCACATGGCCCGGCTGGTTTACTTCACGGATGAGAACAACGAGAAGCT GTTTAACGTCTGGGCTGTCGTGTTCGTGGTCACCAGGCTCTTCACCCTCACCTTGTACATCCTGGTCATGGGCTTCGGGCTGCCGCGGGTGGAGAACCAGACCCTCGACCCCGAGAGAGGGAACTTCTTCAGCTTTCTCTTCAACAATATCCTCTTCAG AATGAGTGTGCTGCTGTTGGTGTGCCTCTTCCAGGCCTCGGTGATGTGGCGCTTCATCCACTTCCAGCTGCGGCGCTGGCGGGAGTACTGGAATGAGCAGAGCAGTCGGAAGcgagccgctgccgccgctggcACCAAGCAACAAGCCAAGCCACTCAAGAGGGACTCGG GTTACCATGAAAATGGAGTGGTGAAAGCGGAGAACGGCACCTCGCCGCGAACCAAGAAGCTGAAATCACCATAG